Proteins encoded in a region of the Nicotiana tomentosiformis chromosome 9, ASM39032v3, whole genome shotgun sequence genome:
- the LOC104092424 gene encoding receptor kinase-like protein Xa21, with the protein MLIFLLLGIALSFVPITFVLVWIRYRKGNSAPQQADSLSIATRGRISYYELLQATDSLSESNLIGSGSFGSIYKGILRSGTPIAVKVFNLQLEAAFKSFDTECEVLRNLRHRNLTKVITSCSNIDFKALVLEYMPNGSLDKWLYSHNYFLDIMQRLNIMIDVACALEYLHHGCSSHVIHCDLKPSNVLLDENMVAHRSDFGISKLLGDNESDLYTKTLATLGYIAPEHGLDGLVSTKCDVYSYGIILMETFTRRKPNDEMFDGDLSLKQWVSYSLPKAIMGVVDATLVTPQDNHLNKKLDCVASIMKVAQDCCVESATRRIDMEDVVGMLKKIKIQLLAC; encoded by the exons atgcttatatttcttctACTGGGAATTGCACTATCATTTGTTCCTATTACCTTTGTGCTTGTATGGATAAGGTATAGGAAAGGTAATAGTGCTCCTCAACAAGCTGATTCATTGTCTATTGCAACAAGAGGAAGAATTTCATATTATGAATTGCTCCAAGCAACTGATTCGCTTAGTGAGAGCAATCTGATTGGTTCTGGGAGTTTTGGCTCTATCTACAAAGGCATACTCAGAAGTGGGACTCCTATTGCAGTTAAGGTATTCAATCTTCAATTGGAAGCAGCATTCAAGAGTTTTGATACAGAATGTGAAGTTTTGCGCAACCTCCGCCATAGGAATCTCACAAAAGTCATCACTAGTTGTTCCAACATTGATTTTAAAGCTTTAGTACTCGAGTACATGCCCAACGGAAGCCTCGATAAGTGGTTGTATTCACACAACTACTTCTTAGACATCATGCAGAGACTGAACATAATGATAGATGTGGCATGTGCATTGGAATATCTCCATCATGGCTGCTCCTCTCATGTGATTCATTGTGATCTAAAGCCTAGTAACGTCTTGCTGGATGAGAATATGGTTGCCCACCGAAGCGACTTTGGTATTTCAAAACTTCTTGGTGACAATGAGAGTGATTTATACACTAAAACCTTAGCAACATTGGGTTATATTGCACcag AGCATGGACTGGATGGACTGGTGTCAACAAAATGTGATGTATATAGTTACGGGATCATATTGATGGAAACGTTTACAAGGAGAAAGCCTAATGATGAAATGTTCGATGGGGATCTTAGCTTGAAGCAATGGGTGAGTTATTCACTTCCAAAGGCAATAATGGGTGTTGTAGATGCCACCTTAGTAACACCACAGGATAATCACTTAAACAAGAAGCTAGATTGTGTGGCATCGATCATGAAAGTGGCACAAGATTGTTGTGTTGAATCTGCTACAAGAAGGATCGACATGGAAGATGTTGTAGGGATGCTAAAGAagatcaagattcaacttcttgcATGTTGA
- the LOC104102198 gene encoding LRR receptor-like serine/threonine-protein kinase GSO1, with the protein MDLTGRIPQDFGNLTFLVYLDLGSNNFYGNLPQEMTRLRRLRFLNLNSNNFSGEVPSWFGVLHQLQVVTLRNNSFTGSIPSSFFNLSKLETLSLTLNSLEGQIPKEIGNLENLRILDLTGNKLIGSIPLTLSNASRLETLTISHNFLQGNIPEGIGNLHNLNLLGIEDNRLTGSIPLSVFNISRIEAIGFTNNSLSGSLPNDLCNGLSLLKELDLSGNKLQGHMPTCLSNCSKLQILSLSENEFDGPIHSGIGSLSNLQFLYLGSNHFTGIIPQEIGNLINLALLGMELNQITGYVPISIFNISSLQYFTLRKNNLKGSLPREIGNLTKLQVLHLTENMFTGEIPKEISNLVYLEEVALESNNFSGSLAMEIFNISSLRLVDLSANNLSGTLPSNLGSILPNIESLYLSALTNLVGTIPHSISNCSKLIILELSYNKLTGLIPITLGYLTHRRYLTLQGNNLISDSSLSFLTYLTNCRDLKFLSVSLNPLKGMLPPSVGNLSTSLTKVSARDCKIKGRIPNEVGNLSSLFEFDISGNDLVGSIPRSIGNLRNLQRLKLSNNKLTGITGDNLCKFHHLGAIYLGHNQLSGPLPNCLGNVTSLREIYLGFNKLSSNIPTSLGNLKDLMILDLLSNNMGGSLPPEIGNLKVAIRIDLSMNQFSNSIPREIGGLQNLVNLSLRHNKLQGSIPDSMSNMVGLEFIDFSHNNISGIIPKSLEKLKNLKYFNVSVNKFVVWLSKIWCLTVPYLF; encoded by the exons ATGGATCTTACGGGCAGAATTCCACAAGATTTTGGAAACCTCACATTTCTTGTTTATCTTGACTTGGGAAGCAACAATTTCTATGGCAATTTGCCTCAAGAAATGACACGTTTGCGTCGACTAAGGTTTCTTAATTTAAATTCTAACAACTTTAGCGGGGAGGTTCCTTCTTGGTTTGGTGTTTTACACCAACTTCAAGTTGTAACTCTTAGGAATAATAGTTTCACTGGATCCATCCCTTCTTCATTTTTTAATCTTTCGAAACTCGAAACATTGAGTTTGACACTCAACTCCTTAGAGGGACAAATCCCAAAGGAGATTGGAAATCTTGAAAATCTGAGGATTTTAGACTTGACCGGAAACAAACTCATAGGTTCTATCCCGCTGACTCTCTCAAATGCCTCAAGGTTAGAGACCTTAACTATCTCTCACAATTTCCTTCAAGGAAACATCCCAGAGGGGATTGGCAATCTTCACAACTTGAACCTTTTGGGGATAGAAGATAATCGGCTAACAGGTTCTATACCATTGTCAGTTTTCAATATTTCCAGAATTGAAGCCATTGGATTTACAAACAATAGCTTATCAGGAAGTCTTCCTAATGATTTATGCAATGGTCTTTCATTACTCAAAGAGCTTGATTTATCTGGTAACAAGCTTCAGGGTCATATGCCTACATGCTTGTCAAATTGCTCAAAACTTCAAATATTGTCATTATCAGAAAATGAGTTTGATGGTCCAATACATAGTGGAATTGGAAGTCTAAGTAATTTGCAGTTCTTGTATCTCGGATCTAACCATTTCACTG GGATAATTCCTCAAGAAATTGGAAATCTTATTAACTTGGCGTTGTTAGGCATGGAGTTGAACCAGATTACTGGCTATGTCCCAATCTCCATATTCAATATCTCCTCACTGCAATATTTTACTCTTCGAAAGAACAATCTCAAGGGATCCTTACCACGAGAGATTGGTAACTTAACCAAGCTGCAGGTTCTACATCTTACTGAAAATATGTTTACTG GTGAAATACCCAAAGAGATAAGCAATCTCGTTTACTTGGAGGAAGTTGCTCTTGAGTCTAATAATTTTAGTGGTTCGCTTGCAATGGAGATCTTTAACATATCAAGCTTGCGATTGGTTGATCTTTCAGCCAACAATCTATCAGGAACCCTCCCATCAAATTTAGGCTCGATCTTACCCAATATTGAAAGTCTTTATCTGAGTGCTTTGACCAATCTTGTTGGGACTATTCCTCATTCAATCTCCAATTGTTCAAAACTTATTATTCTAGAGCTTTCATATAACAAACTCACTGGCTTGATTCCTATTACTCTTGGATATTTGACTCATCGACGGTACCTAACCTTGCaaggaaataatttaataagcGACTCATCACTAAGCTTCCTGACTTACTTAACAAACTGCAGAGATTTAAAATTTCTTTCTGTATCTTTGAACCCTCTAAAAGGCATGCTTCCACCTTCCGTAGGTAACCTTTCCACATCTCTTACAAAAGTTTCGGCCAGAGATTGCAAAATTAAAGGAAGAATTCCAAATGAAGTTGGGAACTTAAGCAGCTTATTTGAATTTGATATTTCTGGAAATGACTTGGTTGGATCAATTCCCAGATCAATTGGCAACTTAAGAAACCTTCAGCGTCTCAAGTTGAGTAATAACAAACTTACAGGAATTACGGGAGATAATCTATGTAAATTTCATCATTTGGGTGCTATTTACTTGGGTCACAATCAACTTTCAGGACCACTTCCTAATTGTTTAGGGAACGTTACTTCCCTTAGGGAGATATATCTGGGTTTCAATAAAttgagttcaaatataccaacaagcttAGGGAACCTTAAAGATCTAATGATTCTTGACTTATTGTCAAACAACATGGGTGGTTCTTTACCTCCAGAAATCGGAAATCTAAAGGTTGCAATACGGATAGATCTGTCAATGAATCAATTTTCAAATAGCATTCCTAGAGAAATCGGAGGCTTGCAAAATCTGGTGAACCTTTCTTTGAGACACAACAAGTTGCAAGGATCTATACCCGACTCAATGAGCAACATGGTAGGTTTGGAATTCATAGACTTTTCTCATAATAATATATCAGGAATCATTCCCAAGTCTTTGGAGAAACTTAAAAACTTGAAGTACTTCAATGTTTCTGTCAACAAATT CGTTGTGTGGCTCTCGAAGATTTGGTGTCTCACCGTGCCCTATTTATTCTAA